A stretch of DNA from Streptomyces xanthii:
ACACGACAGTCGTCACCGTCGCCGGACATCGCAGGGGAGGCGAAGTGTCCCGGTCCCTCGGACGCGGGCGGCCGCTCGCGGTCGTGCTGTGCGTGCTCGCCCTGCTGCTGCTCGGTCCGAGCGCGCCCGGCGGGACGCTCGTCGCCCGGCCCGCGCTGCCGCCGGGCGCGCCCACGGCCGTCGTCGAGGGCCGGGTCATGACGTGGAACCTGTGCAATCCCTGCGGCGGCCCTGAACTCGCCGTCGGCCGGGCCGCGCACATCGCCGCGTACGCGCCGCAGGTCATCGGCTTCCAGGAGGCGTGCGCGCGGGACGTCGAGCGGATCCGCGCCCATCTGGAGCGCCTGTACGGGCTGCGCTACCACGTGGCGTACGGGCCGGTGCTGCGCAACTGGGGGCGCTGCGGCGGGCTGCCGTGGCGGGCGGGCGGCTTCGGGCAGGCGATCCTGTCGGCTCAGCCGATGACGCGGCGCGGGAGCGTGGAGTACCCGGACGGCGGCTCCGAGGACCGCGGCTATCTGGCCGTCACCACCGAGGTGGGCGGCCGGCGGGTCCGCGTCTTCGACACGCATCTCGCCCAGCGCAGCCAGGCGCCGGTCCGGGCGGGCCAGGTCCGTTTCCTCGCGGCGGCCGTCTCGCGGTACGCGCACGCGATCGTGCTCGGCGACTTCAACGCCGTGCCCGGCTCGTCCGAGCTGCGCCCCATGTGGAAGGTGGCCCGGAACGCCGCGCCCGAGTGCGGCCCCTCCCCCACGACGGACTGTGCCACCACGACGGACTGGCACAGCACCTTCGACTACGTCTTCCTGCGCGGGATCGCGGCGCGCGGGCACGGGGTCCATCCGAGCCGGTACTCGGACCACGACGCCGTCCACGCCGACCTCGGGCCGGCTTTACGGACGGCGCCCGGCTCAGTCCGCGGTGCGGAAGGCGACCCGGCCTCCTGACAGGGCCGCGCTCCCCCGCTCCGCGTCGGCCGCGGTGAACGTCAGGGCGCGCGGGCCGTCCGTCCGGCACTCCGCGATCAGCCGGTCGCCGGGGAACACCGGAGCCGAGAAGCGGGCCTCCAGGGTCTCCAGGTCGGCGGGGTGGGCGCCCAGGGTGCGGGCGAGCGGCAGCGTCGTCGCGGCGAGCGTGCACAGGCCGTGCAGGAACGGACGGGGCATGCCGGCGGCGCGGGCGGCCGCTGGGTCGATGTGCATGGCGTGCCGGTCGCCCAGCAGGCGGTAGAGCGCGGCCTGTTCGGCGTGCGTGGGCACGGTGACGCGGTGGTCGGGCGCGGTGCCGGACGGGCGCGGCACGGAGGGGCCGCGCTCGCCGCCGAAGCCTCCGCGCCCCGGGGCGAACAGGGACCAGGTCGCCACGAAGAACTCGCTCTCCACCTCGACCTCGTAGACGGCGGCGGCGCCCTTGTCCCACACCTCCGACACCCGTGCCGACATGGTGAGTTCGCCGCTGCGCGGCAGGGGGCGGCGCACGGTGAGGCGCTGCGCCCCGTGGACGGCGGTGGTCACGTCGAACGCGCCCGCCGAGCCGAGGGCGTCCGGCGCCCACTGGGCGAGGGTGAGCGCGAAGGTGGGAAGGACCTGCAGCCGGTCCTCGTGGACGAGGTCGAGCTCGTCGGCGCGGGCGCCGACGGCGAGCGCGTAGAGGATCGCGTCGCGTTCGGCGTAGGCGACGGTGCGGGTGCCGAGGGCGTGGCCGCGCCAGTCGGCGCCGGTCAGTTCGGACACGGGTGCGTTCATCGGTCGACTCCCAGGACGAGACCGCTGGTGGGGACGCCGGTGCCGGCCGTGACGAGCACGTGGCCGACGCCGTCGGGTTGGTTGCAGGAGGTGCCGCGCACGAGGCGGACCCCCTCGGCGATGCCGTTCATGCCGTGCAGATAGGCCTCGCCGAGCTGGCCGCCGTGCGTGTTGACGGGCAGCCGGCCACCGAGTTCGAGATGGCCGTCGGCGATGAAGTCCTTGGCCTCGCCGGTGCCGCAGAAGCCGAGCTCCTCCAGTTGCGGCAGGACCAGCGGGGTGAAGTGGTCGTAGAGGATCGCGGCGTCGACCTCGTCGGGGCTAAGCCCGCTCTGCGCGTACAACTGCCGGGCGACCAGGCCCATTTCGGGGATGCCGCTGATCTCGGGGCGGTAGTAGCTGGTCATCATGTGCTGGTCGTCGCCGAGGCCCTGCGCGGCGGCGCGGATCACGGCCGGGGGGTGCGGCAGGTCGCGGGCGCGTTCGGCGGAGACGATGACGAGGGCCTGGCCGCCGTCGGTCTCCTGGCAGCAGTCGAGCAGCCGCAGCGGTTCGGCGATCCAGCGGGAGGCCTGGTGGTCGGCGAGCGTGATGGGCCGCTCGTAGTACCAGGCGGCGGGGTTGGTCGCGGCGTGCTTGCGGTCGACGACGGCGACGCGGCCGAAGTCCTCGCTGGTGGCCCCGTACTCGTGCAGGTAGCGGCGGGCGAACAGGGCGACCCACTGGGCGGGCGTGTTGAGCCCGAAGGGGGTCATCCACGCGTACGCGGCACGGTCGGCGCTGGTGTCCATGACGCGGTCGGCCTGGCCGAGCCCGTACCGCTCGCCGGAGCGCTCGTTGAACGCCCGGTAGCAGACGACGACTTCGGCGGCGCCGGTGGCTACGGCCATGGCGGCCTGCTGCACGGTGCCGCAGCCGGCGCCGCCGCCGTAGCCGATGCGTGAGAAGAAGGTGACCTCGCCCATGCCGGTGTTGCGGGCGACGTGGATCTCGGAGTTGGTCTCGGCGGTGAAGGTGACGAGGCCGTCGACGTCGGCGGGGGTGAGTCCGGCGTCGGCGAGCGCGGCGAGCACCGCCTCGCAGGCGAGCCGGAGTTCGCTGCGTCCGGAGGCCTTGGAGAACTCGGTGGCGCCGATCCCGGCGATCGCCGCGCGGCCCGACAGCGGGCTCGCGCCGGTCACCGCGGGGCTCCGGCCGGGAGGGACAGGGCGATGGTGCCGGTGACGTGGGCGCCGAGGCTGTTGGTGCCGCGCACCGCGATCTCCACGCGCCGGTCCGCGTCCGTCTTGGTGACGACGGTTCCGGTCAGCACCATCGTGTCGCCGGGGTGGTTGGGGGCGCCGAGGCGGATGCGGAGGGCGCGGACGACGGCGCCCGGTCCGGCCCAGCCGGTTGCGTACCGGTCGACGAGGCCGTTCGTGGTGAGGATGTTCATGAAGATGTCCTTCGAACCGCGCGCGCGGGCGAGTTCGGGGTCGTGGTGCACGTCCTGGTAGTCGCGGCTCGCCAGCGCGGTGGCGACGATCAGGCTCCGGGTGACGGGGATCTCCAGCGGCGGCAGTGCCTCGCCGACCGTCACGTCGTCGTACGTCCGGGTGGGGGCGGCCGGGGCGGTCACGCGGGCACCTCCTGCGCGGCGAGGAGGTCGCCGAGCCGGGCGAGGCCCGCGCCGGGGCCGCCGAGGGTGGTGGAGAGCTGCCGGCCCCACAGGAAGTGCCGGTGGACCGGGTAGTCGGTGTCGACGCCGAGGCCGCCGTGCACGTGCTGGACCCGGTGCACGACGTTCGCGCCGCCGTCCCCGGCCCACCACTTGGCGACGAGCACGGCCTGCTCGGCGCCTTCCCCGTCCGCGAGCGCGGTGACCGCCTGCCACAGGGTCACGCGCATCGCCTCGATGTCGATGAGGCAGTCGGCGAGCTGGTGCCGGACGGCCTGGAACGTGGCCAGGGGGCGGCCGAACTGCTCGCGCGCCGCGAGGTACGTGGCGGCGTGTGCCAACGCGCCCTGCGCGACACCGAGTTGGAGTGCGGCGAGCGCGACGGACGCCTGGTCCACGAGCCGCTCCA
This window harbors:
- a CDS encoding MaoC family dehydratase, with product MTAPAAPTRTYDDVTVGEALPPLEIPVTRSLIVATALASRDYQDVHHDPELARARGSKDIFMNILTTNGLVDRYATGWAGPGAVVRALRIRLGAPNHPGDTMVLTGTVVTKTDADRRVEIAVRGTNSLGAHVTGTIALSLPAGAPR
- a CDS encoding endonuclease/exonuclease/phosphatase family protein, which codes for MSRSLGRGRPLAVVLCVLALLLLGPSAPGGTLVARPALPPGAPTAVVEGRVMTWNLCNPCGGPELAVGRAAHIAAYAPQVIGFQEACARDVERIRAHLERLYGLRYHVAYGPVLRNWGRCGGLPWRAGGFGQAILSAQPMTRRGSVEYPDGGSEDRGYLAVTTEVGGRRVRVFDTHLAQRSQAPVRAGQVRFLAAAVSRYAHAIVLGDFNAVPGSSELRPMWKVARNAAPECGPSPTTDCATTTDWHSTFDYVFLRGIAARGHGVHPSRYSDHDAVHADLGPALRTAPGSVRGAEGDPAS
- a CDS encoding MaoC/PaaZ C-terminal domain-containing protein produces the protein MNAPVSELTGADWRGHALGTRTVAYAERDAILYALAVGARADELDLVHEDRLQVLPTFALTLAQWAPDALGSAGAFDVTTAVHGAQRLTVRRPLPRSGELTMSARVSEVWDKGAAAVYEVEVESEFFVATWSLFAPGRGGFGGERGPSVPRPSGTAPDHRVTVPTHAEQAALYRLLGDRHAMHIDPAAARAAGMPRPFLHGLCTLAATTLPLARTLGAHPADLETLEARFSAPVFPGDRLIAECRTDGPRALTFTAADAERGSAALSGGRVAFRTAD
- a CDS encoding lipid-transfer protein; this encodes MTGASPLSGRAAIAGIGATEFSKASGRSELRLACEAVLAALADAGLTPADVDGLVTFTAETNSEIHVARNTGMGEVTFFSRIGYGGGAGCGTVQQAAMAVATGAAEVVVCYRAFNERSGERYGLGQADRVMDTSADRAAYAWMTPFGLNTPAQWVALFARRYLHEYGATSEDFGRVAVVDRKHAATNPAAWYYERPITLADHQASRWIAEPLRLLDCCQETDGGQALVIVSAERARDLPHPPAVIRAAAQGLGDDQHMMTSYYRPEISGIPEMGLVARQLYAQSGLSPDEVDAAILYDHFTPLVLPQLEELGFCGTGEAKDFIADGHLELGGRLPVNTHGGQLGEAYLHGMNGIAEGVRLVRGTSCNQPDGVGHVLVTAGTGVPTSGLVLGVDR